GATGAGACACCTCCTCGGTTGAGATCCCGGCCCTCAGCGCCCGTGAAACCCAGGTGGCTTCACAGGACCCTAGCGAAGGTGGGCCGTCGCTTCTTCTTCCAACTGCCGGACGAAGTCCTCCAGGGGTACCAGGGACCGGGCCTCACCCGAACGCAGCCGCGGCGAGACGGCCTCCTGCTCCACTTCCTTGTCCCCCACGACCGCCATGTAGGGAATCTTCTGGAGCTGGGCTTCGCGGACCTTGTACCCCAGCTTCTCGTTGCGGTCGTCGAGCTCTGCCCGAAGCCCGCGGGAACGCAAAATCCCCTGCACCTTCTTGGCGTAGGGGATGTGGCGATCGGTGATCGGCAGGAGGACGACCTGCACGGGAGCAAGCCACGTGGGGAACGCCCCGGCGAAGTGCTCGATCAGGATCCCGATGAATCGCTCGATGGACCCCAGAATGACCCGGTGGAGCATCACGGGCCGGCGACGTTCCCCATCCGGCGCCACGTAGGTCAGATCGAAGCGCTCTGGCAGGGTAAAATCGGCCTGGATTGTAGCACACTGCCACCTTCTGTCAAGCGCGTCCTTGAGTTTCACGTCGATCTTGGGGCCATAGAAGGCGCCGTCGCCCTCGTTGACCTCGTAGGGAATCTCGTGCACGGCCAGGGCCTGGCGCAGGGCTTCGGTGGCCCGTTCCCACGCCTCGTCGTCGCCGATGGACTTCTCGGGGCGGGTGGAGAGCTCCACCTCGTAGGTAAAGCCGAACTTCTCCATCACGTCCTTGACGAACTCCAGAATGCCCGTGATCTCGTCCTGGAGCTGGTCGGGAGTGCACAGGAGGTGGGCGTCGTCCTGGGTGAAGCCGCGCACCCGGGTCAGCCCGTGGAGAACGCCGGACTTCTCGTGGCGGTACACGGTGCCGAGCTCGAAGAAGCGCAGGGGAAGATCCCGGTAGGAGCGGAGCTTCGACTTGTAGATGAACATGTGGGCCAGGCAGTTCATGGGCTTGATGCCGTAGGACTGGCCCTCGACCTCGGTGAAGTACATGTTCTCGCGGTAGTTGTCGTAGTGCCCCGAGCGCTCCCAGAGCTCTTTTCTCAGGAGCTGGGGGCCCATCACGATCTGGTAGCCGCGCTTGAGGTGCTCCCGGCGCTCGAAGTCCTCCAGGATGGTGCGCAGGA
The nucleotide sequence above comes from Thermodesulfobacteriota bacterium. Encoded proteins:
- the thrS gene encoding threonine--tRNA ligase produces the protein MSIHVTLPDGSVKEVAEGTSAFEIAASIGKRLARDAVAAEVDGRPVDLTAPLTGDCTLKLVTGTTPEGLDVLRHSAAHLMAQAVKRLFPEVKVAIGPATEDGFYYDFDTPRPFRPEDLEAIEAEMERLAREDIAVARQVLSREEALAFFEAQGERYKTELIRDLPEGETLSVYRQGEFADLCRGPHVPSTGKLRAFKLLSVAGAYWRGDEKNAMLQRIYGTAFADREALEHRLKMLEEAKKRDHRKLGRELELFSIDEEVGPGLVIWHPKGALLRTILEDFERREHLKRGYQIVMGPQLLRKELWERSGHYDNYRENMYFTEVEGQSYGIKPMNCLAHMFIYKSKLRSYRDLPLRFFELGTVYRHEKSGVLHGLTRVRGFTQDDAHLLCTPDQLQDEITGILEFVKDVMEKFGFTYEVELSTRPEKSIGDDEAWERATEALRQALAVHEIPYEVNEGDGAFYGPKIDVKLKDALDRRWQCATIQADFTLPERFDLTYVAPDGERRRPVMLHRVILGSIERFIGILIEHFAGAFPTWLAPVQVVLLPITDRHIPYAKKVQGILRSRGLRAELDDRNEKLGYKVREAQLQKIPYMAVVGDKEVEQEAVSPRLRSGEARSLVPLEDFVRQLEEEATAHLR